The region CCCGCGAAGCCATTTCAGGCAGATTGTCTCCAGTTTTTCTATCAAGCAATGACAGCTTGAGAAGCAAGAGTGAAGCCCGTGACGTCAATTATGACCGAGATGATTCTGCATCTCTATCAACGACAAGTAGTGTCGATTTATCAGCAGTAGTAACTCAACTAGATGAAAGAATTTCTCAACACAAATCTTTACATAAAAATAAAGCCAGTTCGTAATGTAAATTTATTCAAAAGAAGGAGAATGATCGAGTAGAGGTGACGCATTATGACGCAATAATCACGTGGTCCAGGGGGCTCATTCGCTCTTCCCGGAGTCCCCTCATTTGCAGCACCATGGAACTCTACTCTTCTAACGACGTTTCAACCTCGAGCAGTGGATCCAAAGACTTTGTTGTAATCAATCGCGAACCGGGGCCCCAATCGGATCAAGATCGCAATCAACTGGCGGCGAATCAATTCGAAGCGTTGGTAGCGGACAATAAGACCCTACGCGAGGCGTTTCAACGACACAGCGATGCGTTGAAGCAGAGAATGTACGAGATGAAGGAACTAAAGGAGAAACAGGAAGCAAGTCTCGCTCAGCAAGCGTCCCAAATCGAGACAGCAAAGTCGACTATAGCCGCTCTGAAgtcaaaaaatgaagaattaaaGGCATTGCTTATGGTACAAAAAGCCGAAAACCAAAAGGCGAAGACTGGAGAGGTGAGGAGAGAAAAGTATATATACGACTCTAAATCATgaaatcttttctttgtaggTTGGCTCTACTGATGCCACTGCGaaagaaaatgcatttcttcaGCAGAAAGTAGCTAGGCTTGAAAGCGAAGTGACTAGGCTTAACAATGAtattgaaaaaaagacagATGAAATAAGAATGCTAAATGACTCTTTACAGGAAAATTCAATGCAATGTCACGATTTAAGGGAAGGAAATGACAAGTTGGACGAAGCAGTGCGAGATTTACAGGAAAAATTAGCTTTTAATGAGCATCAAATGGCTATTTTTAAAGAAGGAGGAGCCACAACTGATTTGTCAAAAGAATTGCTTGAGGAACGTGACGACTTATTTCAAGAGAATAATCTGTTAAAAGAGGATTTGTCACGGGCACAAAAGTTTGAAGAGCTGCTCAAGAAGTCTAAAGAAGATGAggaaaaatataaaattgatcTTGAGGAAAAAGTCAGGCTTATTAATGAGCTTCAGAATGAAGTGGATCGTTTGAAAATGGAGACGAGTTTTAAGAAATTGAGCCTTGATCAAGAGGAATTAGAACGTATGAGAAAGGAGTGCTCTGCTTTTGAGAAACGGGTCAGAGAGctagaaaatgaaaacgtcTCCCATGTGGAGGAAATTGATAGGTTAAAAAGAGCGTTGAgcgaggaaaaagagaaggcgtTGGAAGAACTGCGGGGACAGTTGCTTGAAGAAATGAGCACTATGGAAAggcaattgaaaatgaatCATCACGAGGCTTTGGAGAAATTGGAATTGGATATAAAGAAGCTCAAGAGAGAGAAGCAGAGTTTGCAAGAAAATAACCCTGATGATGGTGGTGGCAACGATGCTTTGAGATTGGAATTGGCTGCTAGAGAAGAGCGTATTGAACAACTGGAGATGGAAATGAGAAGGCTAATAGAGCGATTTGAaatggagaaagaggagcaACGAATGCTACTAGAAAATGAGAaggaaaagcaaaaggaagAACTTCTTCAAGAAATGAAAGAGATGGAAAGAGAGCTGAGCAGTCAAATAGTGGCTCAAAGGGAAGaactaaagagaaagactTTGAAACCCGTTCCTCAACCAAGGCCAAGAATGCAGGAGCTGGAAAAGGTTAATGCTGAGCTAGAGAAAGAGCTGCAGGTGATGAAAAATAAGAAGGATGAAGAAATTAAGAAATTGAAACAAGAGCTAGAGCAGCAAGaactaaaattaaaagattATCACAAGCGGCTGAATACAGCGCAGAAAAATTACCACACAGCTTTAGATAAACAAGAAAGAATGGCTCGTGAATTGAGAGCAAAAACCGaggtcgtttttttctatatataagTATCTGTATGTAAGCTGTAACCttgtgtttttttctgctaAGGAATTGGAAGAGGTGAAGGGAAGTGGTCTGGCTGAAGTAGATGAGATCAAGAGGCAATTTGTGATTCTCGCGCAAGAGAATAGACACCATCACGAAGAAAATCAGCGACtggaagacgagaaagaagaattgAGTGGAAGGTGATTTCATAGAATCAATTCCTTTTAATGTAGATTCATTTCTCGCGTCTCGCGTCTCTAGAGTTGAGCAATTGAGCGAGGATCTTCAAAACATGATAGCTCATCTAAACGCGGAAAAGTCTCGGTTTGAAAACGACAGGAAAATGCTTCAGGGCCAACTGGAATCAACCCACCATCGCGCCGTCCAGCTAGAACAAGATCTCCAAAGAGACAGGTACAAATCAACTCCAAACGTCAATGTCATCtattcctttttttccaAAAGACATTCCTTTGAGGAGGCGTATAGAAGAATCGAAGGCGAGAGcaggaaagagaagacggaGAAGGAGCGACTTCTTCATGATCTTGACGAAAGCGCTCGTCAACGCGGTGCACTTCAACAGCAGAAAGATGTAGACGCTAAgattctctatagaaaaattaacgacttctttttttcttagcaaCTTGTTGAAGAATTGCGACGAGTCCGACGCGAAATGGATCAAAGCTTGGCTCAGGCCGTCTCGGCGGAGGAATTAGTCGAAGATAAGcaacgcgaaatcgacgaattgaTGAAATCGCAGAAGGAAATGAAAGTGCAACTAGACAGAATTCCCATACTCCAACAACaagtaaattaattaaagaaagagaaggaatcTTTTAGCTCCAATTGCGTATATAGTGCGACGTGTGGCGCTTGGatttcgacgccgagcgCGAAGAGCGCGAAAAACTGATCGACGAACTTGAACGCCAAACGGAAGAGATCAAAAGACTTCGTCTCTTTGAGCCAGAAGTGAGTCGTCTCAACGATGAAGTGCGACGCTATCGCGGTGAAGTCGAGCGACTCGAGAGCCACAAAATGGAGGAGCTTATgacgcgacgtcgcaatGATTCTGGACGAATTGGATCCACGTGGTCAGAAAGCCCCGTAGCCAGAAGACCTCCGAGTGACGCAGCGGATTATTATGGTGAGACGGGAAGCGGAAGTGGCggagggggcgggggcgctttttcgcgttttgGGAACGATGTTGATATGGACGAAATGGTTGCCCCGCCGGTGTATCCGCGGCCGGGATCGCAGCAAAAGAATATTTGTCCTGTATGCGGTTTGGATTTTCCTGATCAAGACACGTTAGTTATTCACGTCGAAGAATGTTTGAAATAAGTACTTGTGTGTTCGTTTTTTTGGTATGTGTTGTTTCTGTGTTAGTACTGTAGaagattttgatttttggaGACATATGTGCTTAGAGCGCGTTACAACACGTGGTCGGCATCATGACTGCAAAAGAAACCGTCGTCATTTCGGAAGAATTATGCGCTTCGTGGCTCGATAAAGTCACTTCGTGGAATGACGGCTTGCTACCCAATGACGTGGCTTCCACAGAGTCGAACCTCGACGCCCTGGAGCCCTTTTTGGCGAAGCTACGAGACGTTCTCGCAGAATCGTCCTCCACAATTGCGCGCGCTTTTCCAAGCGTCTTCAAACTACTAAGCCGACTCGCACAGAACGTCTGCGTGCAAGCATCACCGATTTACGAACTCGTTTTGACCTCGATCGACGCTTGTCGATcgaaaaacgccgaaaaaagCGAACTCGACAAACAAGCAGACACGTGGGCACGCAAAATGCTCAAAAAAGGATCCACGTCGACGGGAGACGCTCGTAAATCAAACGCTTTGGAAACAAGTCTGAAAAATCAGCTCGAATCTCTTTCGACTCGAACGTGGTGCCCAGATTTAGAAGTTTGCATTCCTGAGGTGAATTTCTCAGGGACTTGTCTTCGAGATTTGGGTAAAATGTCCGTGGTTCTTGACGGATTGAAGGAGGGCGTAACACGGGCTGCTTCATCAGCTTGTGACGTCGTTAGCATTGATGACGACCGTTGGATTGTTGAACCTAGTCTAAATCATTCCATTGCCTCTAAGTTGGTCAAAAGTGACGTCTCAGAATCGAGATTGATTCTATGGCGATTTCATAAACGTCTCTATGATGATGAGGTGTTGAGAGTCATTGGAAAATTCGTTGAGAGTGATCCTCTTGAATGCGAagatttttc is a window of Oscarella lobularis chromosome 20, ooOscLobu1.1, whole genome shotgun sequence DNA encoding:
- the LOC136199012 gene encoding golgin subfamily A member 6-like protein 25 yields the protein MELYSSNDVSTSSSGSKDFVVINREPGPQSDQDRNQLAANQFEALVADNKTLREAFQRHSDALKQRMYEMKELKEKQEASLAQQASQIETAKSTIAALKSKNEELKALLMVQKAENQKAKTGEVGSTDATAKENAFLQQKVARLESEVTRLNNDIEKKTDEIRMLNDSLQENSMQCHDLREGNDKLDEAVRDLQEKLAFNEHQMAIFKEGGATTDLSKELLEERDDLFQENNLLKEDLSRAQKFEELLKKSKEDEEKYKIDLEEKVRLINELQNEVDRLKMETSFKKLSLDQEELERMRKECSAFEKRVRELENENVSHVEEIDRLKRALSEEKEKALEELRGQLLEEMSTMERQLKMNHHEALEKLELDIKKLKREKQSLQENNPDDGGGNDALRLELAAREERIEQLEMEMRRLIERFEMEKEEQRMLLENEKEKQKEELLQEMKEMERELSSQIVAQREELKRKTLKPVPQPRPRMQELEKVNAELEKELQVMKNKKDEEIKKLKQELEQQELKLKDYHKRLNTAQKNYHTALDKQERMARELRAKTEELEEVKGSGLAEVDEIKRQFVILAQENRHHHEENQRLEDEKEELSGRVEQLSEDLQNMIAHLNAEKSRFENDRKMLQGQLESTHHRAVQLEQDLQRDRHSFEEAYRRIEGESRKEKTEKERLLHDLDESARQRGALQQQKDQLVEELRRVRREMDQSLAQAVSAEELVEDKQREIDELMKSQKEMKVQLDRIPILQQQCDVWRLDFDAEREEREKLIDELERQTEEIKRLRLFEPEVSRLNDEVRRYRGEVERLESHKMEELMTRRRNDSGRIGSTWSESPVARRPPSDAADYYGETGSGSGGGGGGAFSRFGNDVDMDEMVAPPVYPRPGSQQKNICPVCGLDFPDQDTLVIHVEECLK